DNA sequence from the Kwoniella dendrophila CBS 6074 chromosome 11, complete sequence genome:
TCATGCGGTGGctctttcatcattgatTTAGGGTCCGGAAATACGGGCACGGccaaatatacaatataaaCTTCGTGaacaaccatcaaaatatcaGCAAATGACGATAACAAAAAGAGTCAAAATCCACGAAAAGGTATCGATGGTAGATGTTGGAAAACAGATCAGCGTTTTACTCACCACCAAGTTACTAATAACACAGGTGAAGGCTCAAGGTGATGGGGCGGTAAATAATTAAACCGAAAGATATCATACTTGAAcgaccatcatcaacaattatAAGTTATAGGTCTTCAAAGGAATAGAAAATCATTCAACAAATATCTCCAAACCCCAAAACTAAATATGTGTGGAGAGATAGGCCTATTTCAACAGAgttttcaaaatcaagatggttGGGATGTGCGCCGATATTCAATATTCATTATTGCTCCATGTATCACGTTATTCTTCGTCTTAGACAACATGGATGAACAATCAAACAgacaaacaaacaaacaaataaaTCCATCAATGAATTCAAAAAAATGATTATTACTCGGAGCCTTATTGTTCTCTTCTGTATGAAGATTTACAGAAGAATGTAAGAGTAAGCTTGGTCTTTTCGTGGTATATCATAAAGATACGCCAACAATTTCCACATTTTATCCAATTGGTCATTTCCCCTTCTTCTATTCTGTTCCACAATTCCTTATACGCATTAGTTTCTTGTTACTTACCTGAACCTATTTTACAACTAGCTATAACCTTCAGTCGAATTTGGTACTTCACATCGTATAACCATCTTTGTCTCCAATCGAACAACCTCTGATCGTTTGTCGTTATTAATATCCCACCTTTTGATTACACGGCGCTTATGGGGAAAGAAGCTCACGAGAGTACAAGAATCAACAAAAGCAGACAATCGTAGATCCCGTTATACATTTGTTTTGTCTCGTTGCAGTTATTGACGTTAAAGGCATTCTCCATACGACTTCCCCACCGCCCTCCAGCTTTCATCACACGCCCCTTCAGGTCTCATCTTCAAGACTGATCATCATTAACGATTATCGATTAACGGAAAGGAGCCAAATACAAGTCACAATgtcaagctcaacaacatCCTACCGATCCTTCTATTATCCCTTTGAAACCTCGCCTTATTCTCAACAGCAGATAATCCTTAAAGAGGCAGTCTGTCATGATAGTCCGATTTCACATCACAATGCATATTCATCTGAACAATATCCACCTCTTCAGCTACTCGTAAAGTCAAATTATCAGCAAGCTCATCAAGGTCAATACCCCTATCCCTCGATAATGGATTTTGATCACGACAATAGACAAGTATCGCCACTCGAACCAGCttattcttcacctgtatcTACGACTTACCCAATTCCAAGTGACAATACTTGTGCTTGGTCACAAAGTCCATCTGGAACAACAATTTCGAGTTCGTCTTATCCCCCAAACACGACTAATCTTACTTGCACTGAAGAAGTGGCGAATAATAATCAAACTCCTATCGATCCAAGAAGCTCTCAAGCCTTGCCGGATGTACGAGCAATTCAAACGATGTCAAGAGCACACACATGGCCTATAACAAGTATAGAAGGTAGACTACAAGGATTGAACTTGCGGAATGGAGAAATGTGTTGGAATCAAACAGAACAGCCACTAGCATTTGGCCATCGATCATATACAGTGGCTGGTACAGCAGCAGGTCATACTTATCATTCTTATACGCCAAATCACGCATCCTATAATAACCCACCTTCTACCTACACAGCTCAGTCATCCGCTTCTGCAATGTTCTTGTGCGGTGATTCAGGATTTAGAGCCTCAACAACTCCAACTTCTGAGGTGTATAATCTCCCCCCATATTCAGCTGCGACTTCAAACGACTTTCAGTGTAAACAGCCAACCTGGCAATCGACGTCCTCGCCAACCGATCATTCTTGCCGACCTCGGACATTCTCTCGTCAGCAAGCTGGAAATCACAATACACGTTCTCCACATCTTTTCACGTTAGCTCAGTATGATAGTTCAACCAATTTTGCGCCTGTTTCAACTACTCCTTACATTCCAATACCAACATCTCCTACATTCGTGGTTCGTCCTTCTTTGGAAATGATGACTTGCAAAGTTTCTAAACCGAAAAGGAGACTCCCTACTCCACCTAGGGTTAATGGTTGGATACCACCTGAACAAAGACCATTACCGTGTAATGACTATTCGAGAGTGGAAGGTAAACCAAGACTTTTACCAATTCCCGAACCTACAGCTTTCACGTTACCACCTGCAGATCCACCAAAAGTCTCAACATCGAAAGAGTCAGCTACTTGTCTCAGAACGCCCAAATCAACTGAATATTCGGGAGTAAGTAATTATACACTTCAATGCGAAACTCTTTTGCCACAACTTCAACCTCAAAATCGGAAATTTGGGTTGTCAGAtaaacaagctcaaagaaGGGATGGAATCCGAAGTGACGAGCAAAACACTTTTGCTTTCGGGATGTTGAATCTTCCGGAACAAGCAAACATCTCTATCACAGCTCAACTCTTCCCCAGTTCCGATCAATCAACTGTCGAAGAGCACTCATGTACCGAGCCTATATCCTCAAGCGATATTTATATGCCATTCTCAAGTCCTACTTACACTGACAATCCACTTCCACAACCCACGTTATCATTCTCCCCGAGTAGCTCAATTCCAGCAGATCTGCTCACCCGAGTCCCTTTTCGACCTTCCTTCTCCCTGGCTAGACCGGGGTCTGAACCTAACCGAAGACGAGGTAAATCAAGGACATGTAAAAGACCTTCAACTGGTTCATCTAGTACATCAAGACGTACTAGAATGGAGAATAAGCTGGCTACTAGTGCAGGTGTAAGTTGTTATTTTTATTCACAAGCTTTCATAAAAATGGCTGATCGCTCGATTATGTGTGCTTGAAGAAACTTCGCTTCTTATGTCCCGAATGTAGTGAGCCTTTCACCAGAAGGAATGACCTTGAGGTATGTTTATCAGAATACAAGTTCTACGTTGGTTCACTAACCTCGATTGTTGCGTTTGATAGCGTCATGCCAGGTCAAAGCATAGTAAGTGCATCGCCTTTATCGTCCGGATGCATATCCCACCCTCGTCACCGAAAGATGAGCTGATATGCGTGGTGACGCAAATTTAGCTGGAGAAACACCTTACCAATGCCCTGGTTGTGAGAAAGCTTTCGTGAGTATCTTCGCGTGCGTGTTGATGAGGCGATACGCCTTTATCGTGAGTGACAGTACTCATGGTGATGATTTGTCATCTTTCAGAGTCGGAAGGATAAACTTGACCAACATATCGAGAAATCTCAACCCTGCAAAGCTATAGCTCCTCCTCGTGAACGTAAGTCACTAGACTTTTAGCTACACGATCAAAACTTCCGAAATCGCTGATCCGTAGCTTGTAGAAAGGGTTCGCCGGCGCACCACTCAAGTCCAACAACCTTTACATCAATACGATCCAGATTTGCACAGCCCCAACGCTATGATACGGTAAACCATTGTCCAACTTAGAACATGCTGGAGTAGTTACAGgctaaaatttcttttcgaAATCAATTTTCTTTGTGTTCTAAAAGGGTAGTTTCGAATTTGTAGCATACATAGTATTTTTTCGATTCCATTTCACCATTTCTTGAAAAAGCGAGACCGAAGTTGTATATTAGTTTTTTTCCTTGATTGACATCAAGGATATTAGGTTAATTAGCTAGGTTCCAGTATATGATAAATAGTTGAAGTTGGAAAGCCACAAAGGTGGATTTACTGTAtacattatcttgatcttgaatatAGAGTTTGTATCGAATTGATCGATAATGAGGAGCAATATTGAGACATCTGAGTGAATTGAGCTTGGTGAGATTTACAGTATCGTCCGCCTATCATTGAcataatatacatacatttgATATAGAATGTCTTACATACCGGATTTTCcttatatattgatatcataAACCAGTACCTTCCCATTCTTCCGATCCACCTTTATTCCCTTGTTTCTCTAATAAACCTCTCAATTCTTCCTCTAACAGTTTACCTAattttatatcatcattacgATGATGTACCCAAccaccttgattttgtttaaaatcaaatctcGATGGACCTGAAACAGGTGATGATATCCAAATTTGTAAATTTGGTGGTTGTTTATTTATTACATATGTTCCGTGAGGTGGTAATTTTAATGTCATTACTCCGGACTATATATTTTTCGTTTGCATTAGGTAGATTGATGTGTAAAGCGAGATaagatgatattttgattatggtgaagatgatttgaggTGTATTTTTTAAATTTTTTTTTCGAATAGGTATGAAGAGGAGTGGAATAATGATGTATCATATGAATGGAACGATTCAGCTTCATTTACTGAATATATCCAATTATGATACAAAACTCACACTATATTCAACTTCCCAATCATTTGGTCCATATTGTTCAACGTATATTTCCAAATTCTCATGTAATAAATCCATATCTCTTTCTGATATTTTTTCGTATTCTTCTGGTGATAAAGTTGTTTCACTACTATATACATGATTAAATTAATGATATGTTAGCTGTCATATCATAatattgttttgatattcttctcGGTCTGTATTGAATATGATATCGATCTGTGACAGTTGTATCGTGACCCGACTCGACATTAACATAACACTTACGTTTTctcaccttgttcaacttgaCGTTTACTACTTGAGCTCGCGAATTGTCTAAATCCATTTAtatttgttgatgctgaaggcGACGACGGAAGACGTTTATGCTGCTgagatgattttgaaaaagtCGAGATAGTATGAAGAGGCGAAGTAGTCTGAATACGCTTATTGATTATCGCTTGTTGTGAGTGTATAGACTTCAGGAGCCGTGTTGAACGAGCAGCGGAAATTGACATGTTGTATCGTTGTATTCCACAAATGAGATTCAACTTGAATACGTAAAACTGTGTGATTATATCGTCGAGGAAGACGATGGATTATGCTGTCTTATTTTTTCAGATTCGGATCTCGTTAACAATGTATAGCATGAGAATAAGATTGAACGAAGCTGTCGAATAAGCTAAATCGTAATATCATAATTCATCACATCATCGATTTTTGCGAAAGGCATGAATGAACGAAGAATATCTGGTTATCCGTCCCTGACTACCCTTTGCCGAAGATTAGAGGTATGTGCTTATGTAGCATGTGGCAATTCGAACATGAAGCATTTCATTTCATTGCTCTATAACATTTTCTTAGCATGTCGACGATGCATACTCGCAGAACTATTGTTTTTGTATGACTAGTAATCATCCATTGTATTGCAGAAAATATTTCGGTGGTACGTTTGTAAGGGAACTGGAGGCATATTGAACGGGGAGAtgaagtatatatatatacactCAACACACACATACACACACACACTTGTTCGCAGTGAGCACAGGTGTTATAAACAATACACAGACCGGTTCGAATACACATAAAACAGCATTTGTACATATGAGAGAGTCGAGCTTTGACCATCTTGTTATGGAGACGCGTAAACAAACATAATCGCCAAGTTTCATCCTCTATAATGCAGGACTGAGAACAACCCAAGCATATTATGGTCCTTTCATATCTTGAAATCTTCAAGGCGATCCTGCTTTCTTCAATTGGTCGTTAACCATTtgctaaatcatcaataagGTATGAATGAGTTATGTCGAGATTAACCCAATTACCAACTCCACTTTTACGGAAAGaacattcttcttctccttctacACCACCCATTCCcccttcaccacctaaagcacaGGAAACAATTCAAATGATGTCAAGAGAAGATGTTTTTGTCAAATTACtagaagatcaacaagaacaagctaCCAAAGAACTAGAAGATGGCATCAGAAACATTGACGAAGATGGGAAGTTGGAAGCAAAACAGAAGCAAAGTGAACATGCTTTCAACATCGATCAACTCAATCAAACAGAATCTAATACCAATGAAGATAATAGAAGAATCTGTAAAGATGACcaagaggatgaagatcaCATCGATGGTTTACTTTCACCAACAGAAGAGATGTCTATGCTGAAGGAACAAGATGAATCGTTTACAAACCATCCAGACACCAACCACTTGATTAGTCTTTCTAACGTAACCGACAAtgattcaaatttacctacaccacaTATTTCCGACGACAAGCAAGTTATATTTCCTTCTACCCTCAGCGAATCTGATCGACCTACAATACCACATGAACACAATGGTGAGCCTCTCACTAGACCAACTAAAACTTCGAAGTCGGCCCAAACCATCAAGCCGAAAACAACTATTCAACGATATCCAATACCTAATCGAAGACCTAAAGGATGGATCGCGTCACTTAACCATCCTAGAGCAGTATCGAATTTGGATAATGACAAAGACATCCACCTTACTGGAGcaagatcaagttcaacGTCTGATTTGCCTAATCCAAAACCTCATGAAATAACTCTAAGACCTAAAGAAAGACAGCCTTCAGTACACATACATCGACAACCTGTAAAACAAGGAAGGAAGATATCAGGTACTATGCAATATGcttttcaacaacaacgCCTTGAGAACCAAGATCAGGAAAATATATCTCAGCCTCAGCACAATGTTAACGATAATGACCGTCCAAGTGATGAAATTATAGATACTGTCGCAATTGAAGAGGGTTCATCAGTCATCGAACATACATCAGAAATGGTGGATAATCTAGAGGAGAGTGGAGAACAAGGTGAAATTGGTACGATTGATGAATTAACTGCtgaggaagaagctagaaTTAGATACGAAATTGGTTTAtcacaagatcaagatgaagtttGGATGTCATACGTTagaaatcaattatcaactttGTTTCCTGATTTTTTCGGAATGAACCCAATCGAGTTATCAACATCCTCTTCGTATCAATATCCTTCACAAACCCTCACTCAGGCCCAAGAGTACAGATCCGACCCGGGTCCAGGTCCAGATTATATGAGTGCGGAAACACCAAATCAGTCAGAGTATCTCGATATGGAGGAACGTCAAGAAGTACCTGATCAAGAGGAACAACATGGCGATAATGTTGGACTCACAACTAATGGTAATATAGCTTCAAACTCTTCTCGCATgatcaacaatgatgaattgTCTTCGCCACCACCATCTTCGATCGGAAGATATCCAATCACTGATTTATTctcacctttatcacctccAGCTTTAAATTCTACTC
Encoded proteins:
- a CDS encoding iron donor protein CyaY, whose product is MSISAARSTRLLKSIHSQQAIINKRIQTTSPLHTISTFSKSSQQHKRLPSSPSASTNINGFRQFASSSSKRQVEQGEKTETTLSPEEYEKISERDMDLLHENLEIYVEQYGPNDWEVEYSSGVMTLKLPPHGTYVINKQPPNLQIWISSPVSGPSRFDFKQNQGGWVHHRNDDIKLGKLLEEELRGLLEKQGNKGGSEEWEGTGL